The following are encoded in a window of Pseudalgibacter alginicilyticus genomic DNA:
- a CDS encoding acyltransferase family protein, translating into MKKTENNRLMSIDVLRGFDMLMIIFADRFFAHLHQASQTTISSFFATQFEHPDWFGFHFYDIIMPLFLFLVGVVIPFSMERRVKEIESKTKLYPHLIKRFVILFILGWIVQGNLLALNVNEFKIFSNTLQAIAVGYLFSCVAYIHLNKKTRYIVFLLCLVVYTLLLEFANIPGIGKSELLPDKNIALYIDRYVFGRFDDGYQYTWLLSGLGFIATVLSGLFAGEILRTKLPRKKIARHILIAGISFIVVGFIFNLWHPSVKKIWNSTFVLLSSGICFVLLAFFYWLIDIKGYVKWSFPLKVIGVNAITAYVVSHVIDFSEVAKYILFGFEQYLGSYFHAFATTGGFAIIYLLLWYMNKNKTYIKV; encoded by the coding sequence ATGAAAAAAACAGAAAATAACCGCTTAATGTCTATTGATGTATTACGAGGCTTTGATATGTTAATGATTATTTTTGCAGATCGTTTTTTTGCACATTTACATCAAGCTTCACAAACAACAATTTCAAGTTTTTTTGCCACTCAGTTTGAGCATCCAGATTGGTTTGGTTTTCATTTTTATGATATTATTATGCCGCTTTTTCTGTTTTTAGTGGGAGTAGTAATCCCTTTTTCAATGGAAAGACGGGTAAAAGAAATAGAGAGTAAAACAAAACTTTATCCGCATTTAATTAAACGATTTGTTATTTTGTTTATCTTGGGTTGGATTGTTCAGGGTAATTTACTTGCTTTAAATGTCAATGAATTTAAGATTTTCAGTAACACCCTTCAGGCAATTGCTGTGGGTTATTTGTTTTCTTGTGTGGCATATATCCACTTGAATAAAAAAACAAGATATATTGTGTTTTTGCTGTGTCTTGTTGTGTATACTCTATTATTAGAATTTGCAAATATTCCAGGAATTGGAAAGAGTGAATTATTACCAGATAAAAATATAGCTTTATATATTGACCGATATGTTTTTGGTCGTTTTGATGATGGTTATCAATATACTTGGTTGCTATCTGGTTTAGGTTTTATTGCAACGGTATTATCTGGTTTATTTGCAGGAGAGATACTTCGTACTAAATTGCCAAGAAAAAAAATAGCGCGTCATATTCTAATAGCTGGCATTAGTTTTATTGTGGTTGGATTCATTTTTAATTTATGGCACCCAAGTGTCAAGAAAATTTGGAATAGTACGTTTGTGCTACTATCATCAGGAATCTGTTTTGTTTTATTGGCATTTTTTTATTGGTTGATTGATATAAAAGGGTATGTAAAGTGGAGCTTCCCTTTAAAAGTAATTGGAGTTAATGCTATAACAGCTTATGTTGTTTCCCATGTTATAGATTTTTCTGAAGTAGCCAAATATATATTATTCGGGTTTGAACAATATTTAGGAAGCTATTTCCATGCCTTTGCAACAACTGGCGGGTTTGCTATTATTTATTTATTGCTTTGGTATATGAATAAAAATAAAACATATATAAAAGTATAA
- a CDS encoding VOC family protein, whose translation MKNDTKKLKHEQVQYIEFLSSDIDKAKHFYQTCFNWKFTDYGKTYTAFEGDYVDGGFTKGKPQIGSILIVLYSNDIEYTKNKIINAGGIIVKDTFDFPGGKRFHFNDLDGYELAVWTQ comes from the coding sequence TTGAAAAATGACACAAAAAAATTAAAACACGAACAGGTTCAATACATCGAGTTTTTATCAAGTGATATTGATAAGGCAAAACATTTTTATCAAACTTGTTTTAATTGGAAGTTTACAGATTATGGTAAAACCTATACCGCATTTGAAGGAGATTATGTAGATGGTGGGTTTACAAAAGGAAAACCACAAATAGGTAGTATTCTAATTGTACTCTATTCAAATGATATTGAATACACAAAAAATAAGATAATTAACGCAGGAGGTATTATAGTAAAAGACACATTTGATTTTCCTGGGGGTAAACGCTTCCACTTTAATGACCTAGATGGTTATGAACTTGCAGTTTGGACGCAGTAA
- a CDS encoding methyltransferase domain-containing protein, with protein sequence MNNPWLEIPSDDYENHMSEIGQSQILNQLLEKHLNQYKPKKFALLGCSTGNGLEHIDSRITKTTYVIDINPKYLEITYHKFHKTLNLKPYNIDIQNTALDFRDIELFFIGLVLEYVDPLKSLKNIITTLGKNAILSLVIQKNEKTTFVTSTKYKSLEKLSKISNQVNEDNISSFLLQNGLELINRDVIVLNKNKSFIYLNYQLL encoded by the coding sequence ATGAATAATCCATGGTTAGAAATCCCTTCAGATGATTATGAAAATCATATGTCTGAAATAGGTCAATCTCAAATTTTAAATCAATTATTAGAGAAGCATTTAAATCAATATAAGCCTAAAAAATTTGCTCTACTTGGTTGTTCTACAGGTAACGGTCTTGAACATATCGATAGCCGGATTACAAAAACTACTTATGTTATTGATATTAATCCTAAATATCTAGAAATAACATACCATAAGTTTCATAAGACATTAAACTTAAAACCATATAATATTGATATACAAAATACAGCATTGGATTTTAGGGATATTGAGTTGTTTTTTATTGGTTTAGTTCTTGAATATGTTGACCCGCTAAAATCACTTAAAAATATCATTACAACCTTAGGTAAAAATGCGATTCTAAGCTTGGTAATTCAAAAGAACGAGAAAACGACCTTTGTTACCTCTACAAAATATAAATCTTTAGAAAAATTATCTAAAATTTCAAACCAAGTTAATGAAGATAATATTAGCTCTTTCCTTCTTCAAAATGGCTTAGAATTAATAAACCGAGACGTAATTGTTTTAAACAAAAACAAGTCTTTTATATATTTAAATTACCAACTTTTATAG
- a CDS encoding Acg family FMN-binding oxidoreductase: MENATELINYASKAPSSHNSQPWIFKVKEHSIEIHPDKNGALPIVDPDNRELYISLGCATENICLVSPYFNYNTELEIITTSNDYTFIKIRFKETSKNNNTTILNLINNRQSNRSIYTGKHISDTSIKTLESILTSLNINTYYFKNGTPEFKMITDYILKGNTIQMRDSKFKAELLSWIRFNNYEIKNTQNGLTYKVMGAPQTPRFIGKMVVKSFLTPSKQNKNDIEKINSSSHYILFTTKHNTVTEWIKLGRHLQHILLKLTELDIACAYMNPPCEIHSLSEELKNSIPIIKQEYPTLILRIGYANKVPYSPRKSINKIIVN, from the coding sequence ATGGAAAATGCTACAGAATTAATAAATTATGCTTCAAAAGCTCCTTCAAGTCACAATAGTCAACCCTGGATATTTAAAGTAAAAGAACATTCAATTGAAATTCATCCTGACAAAAATGGTGCACTTCCAATTGTAGACCCTGATAATCGAGAATTATATATCTCCTTAGGTTGTGCTACAGAAAATATATGTTTGGTATCTCCATATTTTAATTATAATACGGAATTAGAAATTATAACAACTTCCAATGATTACACTTTTATAAAAATACGGTTTAAAGAAACTAGTAAAAACAACAATACCACAATACTAAACCTTATAAACAATAGGCAATCCAATAGGAGTATCTATACTGGAAAGCATATTTCAGATACTTCCATCAAAACATTAGAGAGCATATTGACTTCGTTAAACATTAATACTTATTATTTTAAAAATGGAACACCTGAATTTAAAATGATAACAGATTATATTTTAAAAGGTAATACCATTCAAATGAGGGATTCTAAGTTTAAGGCAGAATTGTTATCCTGGATTCGATTTAATAATTATGAAATAAAAAATACCCAAAATGGCCTAACCTATAAAGTGATGGGTGCCCCACAAACACCACGATTTATAGGTAAAATGGTAGTGAAATCTTTTCTAACTCCATCTAAACAAAATAAAAATGATATAGAAAAGATAAACTCATCCTCACACTATATTTTATTTACAACAAAGCACAATACGGTTACAGAGTGGATAAAATTGGGGAGGCATTTACAACATATCTTATTAAAGTTGACCGAATTAGATATTGCATGTGCCTACATGAATCCTCCTTGTGAAATACATTCTTTATCTGAAGAATTAAAAAATAGTATACCTATAATTAAACAGGAATACCCGACCCTAATTTTAAGAATAGGCTATGCTAATAAAGTTCCATATTCTCCCAGAAAAAGTATCAATAAAATAATTGTAAACTAG
- a CDS encoding TrmO family methyltransferase domain-containing protein, producing the protein MKNSYVIQPIGRISYENNMCCLHLDKTYISGIKNLNGFKYLQIIWWGHLNDNPKSRSTLIINKPYKTAPKQLGVFATRSDSRPNPILITTIEVIKIDEQTGEIYTPYIDAEDGTFILNIKPYHKMERVKDCVVPGWCKHWPEWYEDTESFNWKDEFSFEA; encoded by the coding sequence ATGAAAAACTCATATGTAATACAACCAATAGGACGAATTAGTTATGAAAATAACATGTGTTGCCTTCACCTTGATAAAACGTATATTTCTGGAATAAAAAACTTAAACGGATTTAAGTATCTTCAGATAATTTGGTGGGGCCATTTAAATGATAATCCAAAAAGTAGAAGCACCTTAATTATTAATAAGCCATATAAAACAGCACCTAAACAATTGGGTGTTTTTGCTACCCGTTCTGATTCTCGACCAAATCCCATACTTATAACAACTATAGAAGTTATAAAAATAGATGAACAAACGGGTGAAATTTACACCCCTTATATAGATGCTGAAGATGGAACTTTTATTTTAAATATTAAACCTTATCACAAAATGGAAAGAGTTAAAGACTGTGTAGTTCCAGGTTGGTGCAAACACTGGCCAGAATGGTATGAAGACACTGAAAGCTTTAATTGGAAAGATGAATTCTCCTTTGAAGCATAA
- a CDS encoding AraC family transcriptional regulator, whose amino-acid sequence MTNKEIILKSIDYIEDNLCSNLEVLMVSNEVCYSLFHFIRLFQSITGFSPKSYIQKRRLTEALKLIKETDRKISDIAYNFHFGSPESFSRAFNKQFGITPIGIRSGVSTKNLSTLERITIDYLYQSKNLKETQPRLLVCKTKILVGTSFFIKNKIKVEDLSKEWGLFFQEIDTIENMIEPKKYYQVQYWSDQQDYGGMFFFIGVEVEKITNINPLFVVKTIPENRYLCFKHQGLANKVEFTYKFIYNQFLPNTNYTLNKPFNFECYDTSYLGPYNENSESLIYIPIT is encoded by the coding sequence ATGACTAATAAAGAAATTATACTAAAATCCATAGACTATATAGAAGATAACCTGTGTAGTAATTTAGAAGTTTTAATGGTTTCAAATGAAGTATGTTATTCCTTGTTTCACTTTATACGTCTGTTTCAAAGTATAACAGGGTTTTCACCTAAAAGCTATATACAAAAAAGAAGGTTAACCGAAGCCTTAAAACTAATTAAAGAAACTGATAGGAAAATAAGTGATATAGCCTATAATTTTCATTTTGGAAGTCCCGAATCTTTTTCAAGAGCATTTAATAAACAATTTGGTATTACTCCAATAGGAATTCGTTCAGGAGTTTCCACTAAAAACCTCTCAACATTAGAGCGAATAACAATAGACTATTTATATCAATCTAAAAACCTAAAAGAAACTCAGCCAAGATTATTAGTGTGTAAAACTAAAATTCTTGTGGGAACCTCTTTTTTTATTAAAAACAAAATTAAGGTAGAGGATTTATCAAAAGAATGGGGACTGTTTTTTCAAGAAATAGATACCATTGAAAATATGATAGAACCTAAAAAATATTACCAAGTACAATATTGGTCTGACCAACAAGATTATGGAGGGATGTTTTTTTTTATTGGTGTTGAAGTAGAAAAAATAACCAACATCAACCCTCTATTTGTGGTAAAAACAATACCAGAAAATAGATACTTATGTTTTAAACATCAAGGATTAGCCAATAAGGTAGAATTTACTTATAAGTTTATTTACAATCAATTTTTACCAAACACCAATTACACATTAAATAAGCCTTTTAACTTTGAATGTTATGACACATCCTATTTAGGACCATATAATGAAAATTCTGAAAGTCTAATTTACATTCCTATAACTTAA
- a CDS encoding GNAT family N-acetyltransferase translates to MLTIISVREQIQYKDIAITYLQESWPSMSPKIYTDCISHCIGAEYILPQWYLLLLDNEVIGCAGLISNDFISRMDLTPWLCALYIDTNYRGHNYAKLLIDKAKKDTKTFGFKYINLCTDLEGYYEKHGFEHIGQGYHPWDEESRIYQILV, encoded by the coding sequence ATGCTCACAATAATATCCGTAAGAGAACAGATACAATATAAAGATATAGCCATTACATATCTACAAGAAAGTTGGCCTTCCATGTCTCCAAAAATATATACAGATTGTATATCTCATTGTATTGGTGCAGAGTACATTTTGCCCCAATGGTATCTACTTCTTTTAGATAATGAAGTAATTGGCTGTGCAGGATTAATTTCAAATGATTTTATTAGCAGAATGGACCTTACCCCTTGGTTATGTGCACTCTATATTGATACTAATTATAGAGGCCATAATTACGCTAAGTTACTTATAGACAAAGCTAAAAAGGACACTAAAACTTTCGGATTTAAATATATAAATCTTTGTACAGATTTAGAAGGATATTATGAAAAACATGGTTTTGAACATATTGGTCAAGGTTACCATCCTTGGGACGAAGAATCAAGAATCTATCAAATATTAGTTTAA
- a CDS encoding serine hydrolase domain-containing protein codes for MKPILAKNITELIKEEYQNITGIVISDKNEIIYENYFQGYKKEDTVHIASVTKSIISILIGIAIDKGLIKSIQQPLIDYFPNYTLKKREKVLPHITIEQVLTMTAPYKFKYEPYTKVYASEDWTKSALDLLGGKKLSEDFKYTTVGIQVLSGLICNATGSSVLDFATKHLFLPLEINPPKPIRIHTKDEHFAFLKNKHVHGWVTDPKGVNTSGWGICLTTRDVAKIGQLYLKEGKWNNQQLVSSNWIQKSTITHSQWNDKSYGYLWWVINPNTYAAIGDSGNIILVDKKLELVIAITSSFKPRAKDRITLITEKIIPNLHLY; via the coding sequence ATGAAACCTATTTTAGCTAAGAATATCACTGAACTTATTAAAGAAGAATACCAAAATATAACAGGGATTGTAATTTCTGATAAAAATGAAATTATATATGAAAACTATTTTCAAGGATATAAAAAGGAAGACACGGTTCACATTGCATCTGTTACTAAAAGCATAATATCTATACTTATTGGAATTGCAATAGACAAAGGGCTCATAAAAAGCATACAACAACCGCTTATAGATTATTTTCCTAACTACACCCTAAAAAAAAGGGAAAAGGTTTTACCACACATTACAATAGAACAGGTATTAACTATGACGGCGCCTTATAAATTTAAATACGAACCTTATACCAAAGTATACGCAAGTGAAGATTGGACAAAATCTGCTTTAGACCTCTTAGGAGGCAAAAAATTAAGTGAAGATTTTAAATATACAACCGTTGGAATTCAAGTTTTATCCGGATTAATTTGTAATGCAACTGGCAGTTCCGTTTTGGATTTTGCTACCAAACATCTATTTCTTCCGTTAGAAATTAATCCACCAAAACCTATAAGAATACACACTAAAGATGAACACTTTGCTTTTCTTAAAAATAAGCATGTGCATGGCTGGGTAACAGACCCTAAAGGTGTAAATACCTCCGGTTGGGGAATCTGTTTAACCACAAGAGATGTTGCTAAAATTGGCCAATTGTACCTTAAAGAGGGAAAATGGAATAACCAACAATTAGTATCTTCTAACTGGATACAAAAAAGTACCATTACACATAGCCAATGGAATGATAAATCTTATGGATATTTATGGTGGGTAATTAACCCTAATACCTATGCAGCAATTGGTGATAGTGGAAATATTATTCTGGTAGATAAAAAATTAGAATTAGTAATCGCTATTACCTCCAGTTTTAAACCACGAGCTAAAGATAGAATTACCTTAATAACAGAGAAAATTATTCCTAATTTACATCTATATTAA
- a CDS encoding Crp/Fnr family transcriptional regulator, which yields MSFSDTITALVPFSDDELNDILNHFTMKLVSKNEILVNQGEICKYLYFIEQGMGRSYYLNENQKEITQWFFGKGKFMTSADSFFQKKPSLYYLEVLEDSILYLISKENLDKLFDKYSKMEKLGRLVISEMLTNVVNKLNAIQFQTARERYDYMLAEFPDIVYQVSLGHIASYLGMAQETLSRIRSQDSIN from the coding sequence ATGAGTTTTTCCGACACTATAACAGCTTTAGTGCCATTTTCAGATGATGAATTAAATGATATCCTTAATCATTTTACAATGAAATTAGTTTCTAAAAATGAAATTCTTGTCAATCAAGGTGAAATATGTAAGTACTTGTATTTTATAGAACAAGGTATGGGGAGAAGTTATTATTTAAACGAAAACCAAAAAGAAATTACACAATGGTTTTTTGGGAAAGGAAAGTTCATGACTAGTGCTGATAGCTTTTTTCAAAAAAAACCAAGTTTGTATTATTTAGAAGTATTGGAAGATTCTATTCTATACCTCATTTCTAAAGAGAATTTGGATAAATTATTTGATAAATATTCCAAAATGGAAAAATTAGGGCGACTTGTTATTTCTGAAATGTTAACTAATGTGGTTAATAAACTTAATGCTATTCAATTTCAAACTGCAAGAGAACGCTATGATTATATGTTAGCCGAATTTCCAGATATTGTTTATCAGGTTTCATTAGGGCATATTGCGTCATATTTAGGAATGGCACAAGAAACATTAAGTCGTATCAGAAGTCAAGATTCTATCAACTAA
- a CDS encoding TolC family protein, whose protein sequence is MNLNKVVFNDVLLVFVILMPMIISAQELDPILKDLIHKGISKNYTLKSNHIESEQAKVDQQMAKSVFLPKITLNGSFTRLNDDITFDDDTKNLLIETQKLIIKDAVGLPFNSTFPDDIPLQEAANLQNKNILKSSVDLDWVLFSGFEASNALKASKHKESSLNYVGLAEADKIALQIIETYDKMALVKASKKVLTATENYLNEQTFYAKKAIENGLATPLSRKKIELAQQQLAAKQLDFEHKNILLVEVLHQLTDESKEKLKLLQPKLHLFSFEGTSNNEKRNEVKALEEAEKATNYKVKMEKSNFIPKVAIKGHYEFIEDDLSLFDPKWFIGAGVKWHVFDGNSSRLNSKKIQLESLKFREQINDANEMIALSITKAQLTYEAAKENTKIVKKEIEIANATYNLVNKQYKNNLASINDVLDALNDVEKANFKLQESFYNERRAVVDLFHAKGLLTY, encoded by the coding sequence ATGAACTTAAATAAAGTTGTATTTAATGATGTTTTATTGGTATTTGTAATTCTAATGCCCATGATAATTTCGGCACAAGAATTAGACCCAATATTGAAAGATTTAATTCATAAAGGTATTAGTAAAAATTATACTCTAAAAAGTAATCATATTGAATCAGAACAAGCTAAAGTTGACCAACAAATGGCAAAATCGGTATTCTTGCCAAAGATTACATTAAATGGAAGTTTTACAAGGTTAAATGATGATATTACTTTTGATGATGATACAAAAAACTTGTTAATTGAAACTCAAAAACTCATTATTAAAGATGCCGTTGGATTACCTTTTAACTCAACTTTTCCAGATGATATTCCATTGCAAGAAGCGGCAAACTTACAGAATAAGAATATTCTAAAATCTTCAGTTGATTTAGATTGGGTATTATTTAGTGGTTTTGAAGCCAGTAATGCGCTGAAAGCAAGTAAACATAAAGAGTCTTCATTAAATTATGTGGGCTTAGCAGAAGCGGACAAAATCGCATTACAAATTATTGAAACTTATGATAAAATGGCACTTGTAAAAGCTTCTAAAAAAGTTTTAACTGCCACAGAAAATTATTTAAACGAACAAACCTTTTATGCTAAAAAAGCCATTGAAAATGGATTAGCCACACCTTTAAGTCGAAAAAAAATTGAACTTGCACAACAACAATTAGCAGCAAAACAACTCGATTTTGAACATAAAAATATTTTATTAGTTGAAGTACTTCATCAATTGACAGATGAATCTAAAGAAAAGTTGAAATTGCTTCAACCAAAATTGCATTTGTTTTCATTTGAAGGAACCTCTAACAATGAAAAACGAAATGAAGTTAAAGCTTTAGAAGAGGCTGAGAAAGCTACAAATTATAAGGTGAAAATGGAAAAAAGCAATTTTATTCCTAAAGTAGCCATAAAAGGACATTATGAGTTTATAGAAGATGATTTATCCCTATTTGATCCAAAGTGGTTTATTGGTGCTGGCGTAAAATGGCATGTTTTTGATGGTAATTCATCCCGGTTAAATAGTAAAAAAATACAATTAGAAAGTCTGAAATTTAGAGAGCAGATAAATGATGCTAATGAAATGATTGCTTTAAGTATTACGAAAGCTCAATTAACATATGAAGCCGCTAAGGAAAATACTAAAATTGTTAAAAAAGAAATTGAAATAGCTAACGCTACCTACAACTTGGTTAATAAACAATACAAAAACAATTTGGCCTCAATTAATGATGTGCTTGATGCGTTAAATGATGTTGAAAAAGCCAATTTCAAATTACAAGAATCATTCTATAACGAACGAAGAGCCGTTGTAGATTTATTTCATGCTAAGGGCCTACTAACTTATTAA
- a CDS encoding HlyD family secretion protein, producing the protein MNTYKTLFLSLFTLLLFQSCNHEKITPNRGKVKFETISVSSKIAGRIHTIYVEEGQTVKKGDTLAWVNIPEVNAKMLQAQGAITAAQGQLNMAYNGATSEQLSQIEGQLEAGKAQLEFAQESFLRLQNMYKDSLVSQQQFDEVKMKLNMAKAQVVSLEAKRNEVKKGTRFEQIEQAKGQLERALGAKEEVLSASAEQYVIAPASMTIETISLEEGELLTPGFALFNGYKTDSVYFRFTIPESKIYDFEVGKELILINPYTQAETEAKIIAIKQLAQYADITSTAPLYQLSESIYELKVVPILDVSDQKFFINATILIKY; encoded by the coding sequence ATGAATACTTATAAAACTCTTTTCTTAAGTCTTTTTACATTATTGCTCTTTCAATCTTGTAATCATGAAAAAATCACACCTAATAGAGGAAAAGTGAAATTTGAAACTATTTCAGTAAGTAGTAAAATTGCTGGCAGAATTCACACGATATATGTTGAAGAAGGACAAACTGTAAAGAAAGGCGATACATTGGCATGGGTTAATATTCCAGAAGTGAATGCAAAAATGCTCCAAGCTCAGGGTGCAATTACTGCTGCTCAAGGACAGTTAAATATGGCGTATAATGGTGCAACATCAGAACAATTAAGTCAGATTGAAGGCCAATTGGAAGCAGGGAAAGCACAGTTAGAGTTTGCTCAAGAGTCTTTTTTAAGATTGCAAAACATGTATAAAGATTCTTTAGTGAGTCAGCAACAGTTTGATGAAGTAAAAATGAAACTTAATATGGCAAAAGCCCAAGTTGTAAGTTTAGAAGCAAAACGAAATGAAGTAAAAAAAGGTACGCGGTTTGAACAAATAGAGCAAGCCAAAGGTCAGTTAGAACGTGCATTAGGAGCAAAAGAGGAGGTGCTTTCAGCCTCAGCGGAACAATACGTTATTGCTCCAGCGTCTATGACAATAGAAACCATAAGTTTAGAAGAAGGCGAATTATTAACTCCAGGATTTGCCTTATTTAATGGATATAAAACGGATAGTGTATATTTTAGGTTTACAATTCCGGAATCTAAAATTTATGATTTTGAAGTTGGAAAAGAACTGATACTTATCAACCCATATACACAGGCAGAAACTGAAGCTAAAATTATAGCAATAAAACAATTGGCACAGTATGCTGATATTACAAGTACAGCTCCATTGTATCAATTATCAGAATCTATTTATGAATTGAAAGTGGTGCCCATATTGGATGTTTCAGACCAAAAGTTTTTCATTAATGCTACTATTTTAATAAAATACTAA
- a CDS encoding ABC transporter permease, with protein sequence MKKFISLLKVEFKRIFSNGVLLAIFFGAPIGYGILFGYVYQQAKVVDLPIVIVDQDQSPTTDKMIDAFEDNEVLLVTDVRTSDGNIVNEMPVKQYAAVITFPSDFEKNLLQKKYPEVRIDLNMANILNANTASKNISAVLMTINAGIEIEGLKKQGLHPKQAKMTYESFKINFNKLYNSTGNYITFMLPGLLAAIMQQVIFLAMALVFSRDFEDGYFMTLTKESKSSCYHIALKATPFLIMLPFMWLFISLLFPYFKINASIFNMSMIVLTLLLTIASMGIGMLFSIAIPNQLKATELLMVISTPAFILSGFTWPTLAIPDFITSIAQFIPVTQYLSGFRKVAFYGGDLSSAVSEIKILVLIIIVTFVAMIILLQFKIKASIKKAEKAL encoded by the coding sequence ATGAAAAAATTTATTAGCTTACTTAAGGTTGAGTTTAAGCGCATTTTTTCAAATGGGGTTTTGCTTGCTATATTTTTTGGAGCACCAATTGGCTATGGTATTTTGTTCGGTTATGTTTACCAACAAGCAAAAGTTGTTGATTTACCTATTGTTATTGTTGATCAAGATCAAAGTCCTACAACAGATAAAATGATTGATGCTTTTGAAGATAATGAAGTGTTATTGGTAACTGATGTGCGAACTTCTGATGGAAATATTGTAAATGAAATGCCTGTTAAGCAATATGCTGCAGTTATTACGTTTCCTTCAGATTTTGAAAAAAATCTATTGCAAAAAAAGTATCCTGAAGTACGCATAGACCTTAATATGGCTAATATTTTAAATGCCAATACAGCAAGTAAAAATATAAGTGCTGTATTAATGACTATAAATGCTGGTATAGAAATTGAAGGACTAAAAAAACAAGGCCTACACCCCAAACAAGCAAAAATGACTTACGAGAGTTTTAAAATTAATTTTAATAAACTTTACAACTCTACTGGAAACTATATCACGTTCATGCTACCAGGATTACTTGCAGCCATTATGCAACAAGTTATTTTTTTAGCTATGGCATTAGTGTTTTCAAGGGATTTTGAAGATGGTTATTTTATGACCTTAACTAAAGAAAGTAAATCATCATGTTATCACATAGCATTAAAAGCCACTCCTTTTTTAATTATGCTTCCGTTTATGTGGTTATTCATTAGCCTGCTTTTTCCTTATTTTAAGATTAATGCAAGCATTTTTAATATGTCAATGATTGTTTTAACTTTATTGTTAACAATTGCTTCTATGGGAATTGGTATGTTGTTTTCTATAGCCATTCCCAATCAATTAAAAGCCACCGAGTTATTAATGGTTATTTCTACACCTGCATTTATACTCAGTGGTTTTACGTGGCCAACTTTAGCAATACCAGATTTTATTACCAGCATTGCTCAGTTTATTCCTGTAACACAATATTTAAGTGGATTTAGAAAAGTGGCGTTTTATGGTGGAGATTTATCCTCTGCTGTATCAGAAATAAAAATATTAGTATTAATAATTATAGTCACATTTGTAGCAATGATTATACTGCTTCAATTTAAAATAAAAGCTTCTATAAAAAAAGCAGAAAAAGCTTTGTGA